The DNA sequence TGCCAGATTAGGGCATGTCTTGTTTTACGAACCCGAATATTATTTACAAAATCCTTTAGAAATACTTAAAGTTTGGCGTGGGGGCTTGGCAAGTCATGGCGCCGCCATTGCAATGATAATAGCCGTTTGGATTTACTACAAGAAAACCAAATTAGGTTTTATGTGGACTTTAGACAGATTGGTTATTGTTGTTGCTTTGGGAGGATTTTTTATTCGCATGGGAAATTTTTTCAACAGCGAAATATACGGCAATATCACATCATTGCCCTGGGGCGTTGTTTTTGTGCGTGATGGACAAACCGTTCCTCGACATCCGACCCAAATATACGAGGCATTGAGCTATT is a window from the Lentimicrobiaceae bacterium genome containing:
- the lgt gene encoding prolipoprotein diacylglyceryl transferase; its protein translation is MNLLSIYWNCNPAILTIGNYQLRWYSLMFVLTFVFGYIILLKIYKKEKLSEQLLDKLAIYIFVATIIGARLGHVLFYEPEYYLQNPLEILKVWRGGLASHGAAIAMIIAVWIYYKKTKLGFMWTLDRLVIVVALGGFFIRMGNFFNSEIYGNITSLPWGVVFVRDGQTVPRHPTQIYEALSY